A DNA window from Trypanosoma brucei brucei TREU927 chromosome 10, whole genome shotgun sequence contains the following coding sequences:
- a CDS encoding variant surface glycoprotein (VSG), putative, with protein MHKSKIFNLITKILLTLAVIKTIESASKGPITHAAWSPLCTLSKDKQKLYNRANKLQDDISNFFQTAAKASIKAAIVAVKLNSADAMKAAMGLQAKIKADVTAKMAAAEQCRTISTVVTLRSAYLHGRIAEFIEMMTAMRGKTNEHACLSKQGDGTDRAAGETITKQQATCKLHSEELTKHSEELTELTATGYPKLTLPTGLTTSEQGGDTNPNCIFLTTTANELNGNGGFKEAIPLAAGYLLRKEDMTANSKQAINQLQTVDEPASAKTTVRPYVELWKAFKQLTNCEAMFSAAYTLPTAEALVDSPEVKTAIKNHFLRKEGQYEDSKDSKDVNPIVKRLYKPDDEHYPKKFWQETAKKDTPQAATGKAELSKLDDIVTEEELAQVLSYYTNMQIQNLHKELKEAQEKASQANQSDAAAKAAEDACNKLDNEEKCNNEKKCSYDDSKESGKKCKYNATKAKSKVNGVPVTQTQDGGAITVNCGQHADKTKCEEKTREKQPLFVYGEKAKRVNLIKIKKCAEMVVSSIKNLL; from the coding sequence ATGCACAAGTCCAAGATATTCAACCTCATAACTAAAATTCTGCTGACTCTTGCAGTCATCAAAACCATCGAGTCAGCGAGCAAGGGCCCGATAACACATGCAGCGTGGAGCCCGCTCTGCACACTGAGCAAAGATAAGCAAAAGCTATACAACAGGGCAAACAAACTTCAAGACGACATCAGCAACTTCTTCCAAACTGCGGCGAAGGCGTCCATTAAAGCGGCAATCGTCGCGGTCAAACTAAACTCAGCAGATGCAATGAAAGCGGCGATGGGTCtacaagcaaaaataaaggcaGATGTGACTGCGAAAATGGCTGCAGCTGAGCAGTGTCGCACAATATCAACGGTGGTGACGCTGAGGTCAGCTTACTTACACGGGCGGATAGCTGAATTCATCGAAATGATGACAGCCATGAGGGGAAAGACCAACGAGCACGCCTGTTTAAGCAAGCAAGGCGACGGTACCGACAGAGCCGCAGGCGAGACGATCACCAAGCAACAAGCGACCTGCAAGCTTCATTCGGAGGAACTAACAAAACATAGCGAGGAGCTAACCGAACTCACGGCAACAGGATACCCAAAACTAACACTGCCCACGGGCCTCACGACCAGCGAACAAGGAGGAGACACCAACCCCAACTGCATTTTCCTAACGACAACCGCAAACGAGCTAAACGGCAACGGCGGTTTCAAAGAAGCGATACCGCTGGCGGCGGGGTACTTGCTTAGAAAAGAGGACATGACCGCAAACTCAAAACAGGCGATTAATCAACTTCAAACCGTTGATGAGCCGGCAAGCGCCAAAACGACTGTAAGGCCCTACGTAGAACTTTGGAAGGCGTTCAAGCAACTGACAAACTGCGAAGCGATGTTCAGCGCGGCGTACACACTGCCAACAGCGGAAGCATTAGTGGACAGCCCGGAAGTCAAAACGGCAATAAAGAATCACTTCCTACGAAAAGAAGGCCAGTATGAAGACAGTAAAGACAGCAAGGACGTCAACCCGATAGTAAAGCGTTTGTATAAACCAGACGATGAACACTATCCCAAAAAGTTCTGGCAGGAAACCGCCAAAAAGGACACACCCCAAGCAGCCACTGGGAAAGCAGAGCTTTCTAAACTAGACGACATAGTGACTGAAGAAGAGTTAGCCCAGGTTCTGAGCTATTACACAAACATGCAGATCCAAAATTTACACAAAGAACTAAAAGAAGCTCAAGAAAAAGCCTCACAGGCGAACCAGAGCGACGCTGCAGccaaagcagcagaagaCGCTTGCAATAAACTAGAtaacgaagaaaaatgcaacaacGAGAAAAAGTGCAGTTATGACGATTCTAAGGAAAGTggcaaaaagtgcaaatataatgccacaaaagcaaaatcaaAAGTAAATGGTGTCCCTGTAACACAAACtcaagatggaggagcaataACTGTAAACTGTGGCCAACATGCCGACAAGACTAAatgtgaggaaaaaacaagggaaaaacaacccctgtttgtgtatggagaaaaggcaaagagGGTGAACCTGATCAAGATAAAGAAATGTGCCGAAATGGTAGTTTcgtcaataaaaaatttactCTGA
- a CDS encoding variant surface glycoprotein (VSG), putative, translating into MTALRTAAVCVIVLLSMRPGSDGAGQAGLLKTVWQPVCGLSEELDVVGGNSLRIIDDILSAATNQTNTAIRLRIYALKNIEEKPVKEISALASYYAARGHAAIMDMQATELAKHIAAVRSATYLKGRIDEGINMLEQVKGGQNGCLVATAADDTTEVRTGTRIGGVECKLKLSELSKTTWSKANIDETGYPNLKEGGTTSGTAVQPTDSNNVCRLLHHSSAHGLGNSANLDTAVKSLAGYITTGATAAPTLAARASLTTTKTSATGAWVDAYERAGKYRPKLNTEYSSDTSPLDKRPDLVKAVRSTETKLEGEGEEPAAKLVTAYFGGTEPNKLDAFLKLVEQDKIPKGIAGLQKDTFIGQITNTEQLNQILSYYVYHASLNYNALQKKLDEATKKKDTKAAEDTCNKIKDETACSNKPFCTYNTTETDENKKCKFDETKAKSKVNGVPVTQTQDGGAITVNCGQHADKTKCEEKTREKQPLFVYGEKAKRVNLIKIKKCAEMVVSSIKNLL; encoded by the coding sequence ATGACGGCACTTCGAACAGCAGCCGTTTGTGTTATTGTATTACTATCCATGCGACCCGGAAGTGATGGGGCAGGCCAAGCCGGTTTGCTCAAAACGGTGTGGCAACCAGTATGCGGACTTTCAGAAGAACTAGATGTTGTCGGCGGAAATAGCCTGCGAATAATAGATGACATACTCTCCGCGGCAACAAACCAAACCAACACCGCGATTCGCTTGCGCATCTACGCCCTAAAAAACATTGAGGAGAAGCCTGTCAAGGAGATCAGTGCTTTAGCGTCCTACTATGCCGCGCGCGGCCACGCAGCGATAATGGACATGCAAGCTACAGAGTTAGCAAAACATATAGCCGCGGTGCGGTCAGCCACATACCTGAAGGGCAGAATCGACGAAGGGATAAACATGCTAGAACAGGTCAAAGGTGGGCAAAACGGCTGCCTAGTCGCCACCGCAGCTGACGACACCACCGAGGTCAGAACAGGGACAAGGATAGGAGGCGTCGAATGCAAGCTGAAGCTGAGCGAACTTTCCAAGACAACATGGAGCAAAGCCAACATCGACGAAACCGGCTACCCAAACttaaaggaaggaggaacaaCGTCGGGAACTGCCGTCCAGCCAACCGATAGCAACAACGTGTGCCGGCTGTTACACCACTCGAGCGCACATGGCCTAGGCAACAGTGCAAACCTAGACACCGCAGTCAAGAGCCTCGCCGGCTACATAACAACGGGCGCGACTGCAGCGCCAACACTAGCAGCAAGGGCAAGCTTAACAACAACTAAAACAAGCGCCACAGGCGCGTGGGTCGACGCCTACGAACGCGCCGGCAAATATCGGCCGAAATTAAACACAGAGTACTCAAGCGATACGAGCCCCCTGGACAAGCGCCCAGATTTAGTAAAAGCCGTACGTTCAACGGAAACAAAACttgaaggtgaaggtgaagaacCAGCAGCAAAGCTAGTAACAGCTTATTTTGGGGGCACAGAACCAAATAAACTAGACGCTTTCCTGAAACTCGTCGAACAAGACAAGATACCCAAAGGCATCGCCGGGTTACAAAAAGACACTTTCATCGGGCAGATCACAAACACCGAGCAACTAAACCAAATTCTTTCTTATTATGTGTACCATGCCAGCCTCAACTATAATGCACTGCAGAAAAAACTAGATgaagcaacaaagaaaaaagacacaaaagcAGCGGAAGATACctgcaacaaaataaaggatGAAACAGCCTGCAGCAACAAGCCTTTTTGCACCTAtaacacaacagaaaccgacgaaaataaaaagtgcaaatttgatgaaacaaaagcaaaatcaaAAGTAAATGGTGTCCCTGTAACACAAACtcaagatggaggagcaataACTGTAAACTGTGGCCAACATGCCGACAAGACTAAatgtgaggaaaaaacaagggaaaaacaacccctgtttgtgtatggagaaaaggcaaagagGGTGAACCTGATCAAGATAAAGAAATGTGCCGAAATGGTAGTTTcgtcaataaaaaatttactCTGA